The following proteins are encoded in a genomic region of Maylandia zebra isolate NMK-2024a linkage group LG1, Mzebra_GT3a, whole genome shotgun sequence:
- the cul4a gene encoding cullin-4A, producing the protein MAEDTRQDKRASFSITEHSANGMARTSAVASGKTGTSKKLVIKNFKDRPKLAENYTEDTWLKLRDAVGAIQNSTSIKYNLEELYQAVENLCSYKVSPTLYKQLRQVCEDHVQAQIHQFREESLDNLSFLKRMNRCWQDHCRQTIMIRSIFLFLDRTYVLQNSLLPSIWDTGLELFRTHIVSDSAVQKRTVEGILEQIELERNGETVDRSLLRSLLGMLSDLQVYKDSFEERFLTETNRLYAAEGQHLMQERDVPEYLHHVARRLEEENDRIVSYLDQSTQKRLISCVEKQLLEEHMTAILQKGLSTLLDENRVTELTLLYQLFSKVKGGLPTLLQFWRDYIKSFGGEIVCTPEKDKDMVQDLLDFKDKMDNVAQSCFARNESFINAMKEAFETFINKRPNKPAELIAKYVDSKLRAGNKEATEEELERILDKIMIIFRFIHGKDVFEAFYKKDLAKRLLVGKSASVDAEKSMLSKLKHECGAAFTSKLEGMFKDMELSKDIMIQFKQYMQNQSEPSNIELTVNILTMGYWPSYTPMEVHLPTEMVKLQEVFKLFYLGKHSGRKLQWQPTLGHAVLKAEFKEGKKELQVSLFQTLVLLMFNEGEEFSMEEIRAATGIEEGELKRTLQSLACGKARVLNKNPRGKDVEDGDRFNFNNDFKHKLFRIKINQIQMKETVEEQVSTTERVFQDRQYQIDAAVVRIMKMRKTLSHNLLVSELYNQLKFPVKPGDLKKRIESLIDRDYMERDKETPNQYHYVA; encoded by the exons ATGGCAGAGGACACCCGACAGGACAAGAGGGCCAGCTTCTCTATAACGGAACACAGTGCCAACGGGATGGCCAGGACCTCCGCTGTGGCCTCAGGCAAAACCGGCACGTCAAAGAAACTAGTGATCAAAAATTTCAAAG ATAGGCCAAAACTAGCAGAGAACTACACCGAGGACACGTGGCTGAAGCTGCGAGATGCGGTGGGTGCAATCCAGAACAGCACCTCCATCAAGTATAACCTGGAGGAGCTCTATCAG GCGGTGGAGAACCTGTGCTCGTATAAAGTCTCACCGACTCTGTACAAGCAGCTTCGGCAAGTCTGTGAAGATCACGTGCAGGCCCAGATCCACCAGTTTAGAGAA GAGTCTTTGGACAACCTTTCCTTCCTGAAGCGAATGAATCGCTGCTGGCAGGACCACTGTAGGCAAACT ATAATGATCCGGAGCATCTTTCTCTTCCTGGATCGTACCTATGTGCTGCAGAACTCTCTACTCCCTTCTATCTG GGACACCGGTTTGGAGCTGTTTCGCACCCACATCGTGAGCGACAGTGCTGTTCAAAAGCGAACAGTGGAAGGCATTTTGGAGCAGATTGAACTGGAGCGGAATGGAGAGACCGTGGACCGGAGTCTGCTTAGGAGTCTTCTTGGcatgctgtcagacctgcag GTTTACAAAGACTCCTTTGAGGAGAGATTTTTGACTGAGACCAATCGTCTGTATGCAGCAGAGGGACAGCATCTGATGCAGGAGAGAGAC gtACCCGAGTACCTGCACCACGTGGCTCGTCGGTTGGAGGAGGAAAATGATCGAATCGTGAGCTACCTCGATCAGAGCACTCa GAAACGTCTCATTAGCTGTGTTGAGAAACAGCTGTTAGAAGAACATATGACTGCAATACTGCAAAAGG GTCTGAGCACTCTGCTGGATGAGAATCGTGTGACTGAACTCACCCTCCTCTACCAGCTCTTCAGCAAAGTGAAGGGAGGACTTCCCACACTGCTGCAGTTCTGGAGGGATTACATCAAG TCCTTTGGAGGAGAGATTGTATGCACTccagagaaagacaaagacatGGTACAAGACCTGCTGGACTTCAAAGACAAGATGGACAACGTGGCACAGAGCTGCTTTGCACGCAATGAGAGCTTCATCAATGCCATGAAGGAGGCTTTTGAAACTTTCATCAACAAGAGGCCCAACAAGCCTGCAGAGCTTATCG CTAAATATGTGGATTCTAAGTTAAGAGCTGGGAACAAGGAGGCTACggaggaggagctggagagAATACTGGATAAGATAATGATAATCTTCCGCTTCATACACG GAAAAGATGTGTTTGAAGCTTTTTATAAGAAGGACTTGGCCAAACGCCTGCTGGTTGGCAAGAGTGCCTCTGTTGATGCTGAGAAGTCCATGCTGTCCAAGCTCAAACACG AATGTGGGGCGGCGTTTACCAGTAAACTCGAGGGGATGTTTAAAGACATGGAGCTGTCCAAAGACATCATGATCCAGTTCAAACAG TATATGCAGAACCAGAGTGAGCCAAGCAACATAGAACTTACTGTGAACATCCTCACTATGGGCTACTGGCCTTCATACACACCCATGGAGGTGCACCTGCCCACAGAG ATGGTAAAACTCCAGGAGGTGTTCAAGCTGTTCTATCTGGGTAAGcacagtgggaggaagctgcAGTGGCAGCCCACACTGGGCCATGCTGTACTGAAGGCAGAGTTTAAAGAG GGTAAGAAGGAACTGCAGGTCTCCTTGTTCCAGACGCTGGTACTGCTCATGTTTAATGAGGGAGAAGAGTTCAGCATGGAGGAGATTCGGGCTGCCACTGGCATAG AAGAGGGAGAGCTCAAGcgcacgctgcagtctctggcCTGCGGAAAGGCACGCGTCCTCAACAAGAACCCTCGAGGGAAAGATGTGGAGGACGGAGACCGTTTCAACTTCAACAATGATTTTAAACATAAACTGTTCCGCATCAAGATCAACCAGATCCAAATGAAGGAAACG GTAGAGGAGCAGGTGAGCACCACAGAGCGTGTGTTTCAGGACAGACAGTATCAGATCGATGCAGCAGTGGTGCGCATCATGAAGATGAGGAAGACCCTCAGTCACAACTTGCTGGTATCGGAGCTCTACAACCAGCTGAAGTTCCCTGTCAAG CCGGGTGATCTGAAGAAGCGGATCGAGTCGCTCATAGATAGAGACTACATGGAACGTGACAAGGAGACTCCTAACCAGTACCACTATGTTGCCTGA
- the lamp1a gene encoding lysosome-associated membrane glycoprotein 1a codes for MKVSHATAGLVVWFVVLGCIDAVTLEVKESNTTCIKADLSASFSIIYNTTHANRTVQVFLPNSTTVDTANSTCGKDGSSARLVAVFGSGYTLGLNFSTNGTLYQVSSLTLQYNLSDTSVFPNATTSGVVTLVSASVGIEAKVNTTYKCASPTVITVATANVNFTDMRLEAYMPGNELSRNETVCFADQTSTTPSPTTVSTTAVPTQTPPGTPQQGNYTVKDTNDTICLLAKMGLQLNVSYTSQNKTIQDVLNLNPNVTNSTGLCGASSATLVLTPMQSTILTFNFTLNSTTNKYHLSGVTLFANWSDSANFSMSNNSLNYLRSTLGYSYMCSAEQTLFVTPSFSLNTFDLQVQPFGVKSGRFATAEECQMDQNQMIIPIIVGAALAGLVLITLVAYLIGKRRSHAGYQAI; via the exons ATGAAAGTGTCCCACGCTACGGCCGGACTCGTCGTCTGGTTTGTGGTCCTAG GTTGTATCGATGCAGTTACTCTTGAGGTGAAGGAGAGCAACACCACCTGCATTAAAGCTGATCTGTCTGCGTCATTCTCCATTATATACAACACTACCCATGCCAAC AGAACAGTGCAGGTCTTTCTGCCCAACTCTACCACAGTGGATACAGCAAACAGCACATGTGGCAAAGATGGCAGCTCCGCCAGGCTGGTGGCAGTATTTGGATCTGGCTACACTCTTGGGCTGAACTTCTCAACCAATGGAACCCTGTATCAGGTTTCTAGCCTGACTCTGCAGTACAACCTAAGCGACACTTCAGTCTTCCCCAATGCGACCACCTCCG GTGTGGTCACTCTGGTGTCTGCCTCTGTTGGGATTGAAGCAAAAGTCAACACCACCTACAAATGTGCGAGCCCTACAGTTATTACAGTTGCCACCGCAAATGTTAATTTCACTGACATGAGGCTGGAGGCATACATGCCAGGGAATGAGCTGAGTCGAAATG AGACCGTATGTTTTGCAGATCAAACCAGCACAACACCTTCACCTACCACTGTCAGTACAACAGCAGTTCCAACTCAGACCCCTCCAGGAACACCTCAGCAGGGCAATTACACTGTGAAGGACACCAATGACACCATATGTCTCCTGGCTAAAATGGGGCTGCAGCTCAATGTTTCCTACACATCTCAGAATAAG ACTATCCAGGATGTATTAAACCTCAATCCTAATGTGACAAACTCAACGGGATTATGTGGAGCCAGCAGTGCTACACTGGTTTTGACACCGATGCAATCTACTATTCTCACCTTCAACTTCACTCTG AACTCCACAACCAACAAGTACCATCTGAGTGGGGTAACACTGTTTGCAAATTGGTCAGACAGTG CTAACTTTTCCATGAGTAACAACAGTCTGAACTACCTGCGCAGTACGCTGGGCTACTCCTACATGTGCAGTGCAGAGCAGACTCTGTTTGTGACACCGAGCTTTTCTCTCAACACATTCGATCTCCAAGTCCAGCCCTTCGGTGTCAAGAGTGGCCGGTTTGCTACAG CTGAGGAGTGTCAGATGGACCAGAACCAGATGATTATCCCCATCATTGTTGGAGCAGCTCTGGCTGGTCTGGTGCTGATCACCCTTGTTGCCTATCTAATAGGCAAGAGGAGGAGCCATGCTGGTTACCAGGCCATCTGA